One window of Gloeothece citriformis PCC 7424 genomic DNA carries:
- a CDS encoding AAA-like domain-containing protein, translated as MRYQVGGSLRSDDPTYVVRQADEQLYLGLKAGDFCYVLNSRQMGKSSLLQRTSRRLEDEGYSCVYVDVTRLGSEETTPLQWYKGIILSLFHGLNLAERVNFKQWWTQQVELSPVQRLHQFVEEVLLPEVNSDRIFIFIDEIDSLLSLHFPVNDFFAWIRHCYNLRANNAHFERLGFALFGVTTPSDLIADKRRTPFNIGKAIELYGFQFHEAKPLLQGLEAVVTQPETVLRKILDWTGGQPFLTQKLCNLVFQSALDATTGKLNLPPGAEEFWIEQIVLSQIVDHWESQDEPEHLRTIRDRLLFDEQKAGRLLGLYQRILEAETEPGVETDDSQEQTDLLLSGLVEKHKGYLRIKNPIYRQVFKAEWVRKQLDNLRPYSQTFNAWVASNYQDKSRLLRGQALLDAQKWAQGKSLSDLDYQFLAASQEEEQQEIQTALEAARTQEVEARLIQEKKTAKLQRFFLIAVGIGLIISLGLGLGMFILYRQAVQSEAEARISEIKALISSSEGLFTSNRRLDALLEAIKAEKKLQNLFTSNPTLKSQVTQALRQAVYGADEYNRFAGHQAAVLAVAVSPDSSLIASASVDKTVRLWRNDGTPVATLTGHPGIVRAVEFSPDGQLLVSGGDNGILKFWKLDQKKGTYQLYKNLTAHQGGIWGVAFSPDGQTLATASMDRVVKLWKRDGTLIKTFNDNPGGFWRVAFSPDGQLVAGASVDKTIKIWKRDKTGWQEAELVQTLEGHTGWIAGLAFSLDGKILASSSEDTTVKLWKQNQTDGTYTLDKTLNAHEAGVWGIAFSPDGQTLASASLDKTIKVWRIDGTQLRSLRGHLTSVWGVKFSPDGRFIVSAGAENLVRLWQRENPFYKTVVGHQSGIWSVAISADSSMIATVSHENTNKLWSRSGQLLRTFPNTQISISGTSFSQNNLIAFAQQGNTVNLWKPDGTLVDTYQHSDGTHLGVTLSPDGQTLAMGNIDRRVKLWPRHLPQPKSLKGHQAEVWNVAFSPDSRLLASASSDSTAKLWNLEGKLLKTFTGHSSAVWKVNFSHDGKMIATGSGDNTVKLWSLEGTVLRTFKGHRAAVWGVAFTPDDQILASGSVDTTIKLWKLDGTELMTLTGHTAAIRELAISPDGTFLASVGDDNLLILWNLQRILTTDILNYGCELIEDYLKTNLNLEQSDRSVCSK; from the coding sequence ATCAGGTTGGAGGTAGCCTCCGAAGTGACGATCCTACCTATGTTGTCCGTCAAGCTGATGAGCAATTGTATTTAGGATTAAAAGCAGGGGATTTTTGTTATGTCCTCAATTCTCGCCAGATGGGTAAGTCATCTTTATTACAACGGACGAGTCGTCGTTTAGAAGATGAAGGGTATTCCTGTGTCTATGTAGATGTGACCCGATTGGGGAGTGAAGAAACCACCCCCTTACAATGGTATAAAGGCATTATCCTCAGTCTGTTTCACGGGTTAAATCTGGCAGAGCGGGTTAATTTTAAACAGTGGTGGACACAACAAGTCGAACTCTCCCCAGTCCAAAGACTTCATCAATTCGTAGAAGAGGTATTATTACCAGAGGTAAACAGTGATCGTATTTTTATCTTTATTGACGAAATTGATAGTTTGTTGAGCTTACATTTTCCGGTTAATGATTTTTTTGCCTGGATTCGTCATTGTTATAATTTACGGGCTAATAATGCCCATTTTGAGCGGTTAGGATTTGCCCTATTTGGGGTAACGACTCCTTCAGATTTGATTGCGGATAAACGTCGAACCCCCTTTAATATCGGTAAAGCGATCGAATTATACGGCTTTCAATTCCATGAAGCCAAACCCCTCCTACAGGGACTAGAAGCGGTGGTCACTCAACCGGAAACCGTACTCCGAAAAATCCTTGACTGGACAGGAGGACAGCCTTTTCTGACCCAAAAACTGTGTAATTTAGTTTTCCAAAGTGCCCTAGATGCGACAACGGGGAAGCTCAATTTACCCCCAGGAGCGGAAGAATTTTGGATCGAGCAAATTGTATTATCTCAAATTGTTGACCACTGGGAATCCCAAGATGAACCCGAACATTTACGGACTATCCGCGATCGCTTATTATTTGATGAGCAAAAAGCGGGACGGTTATTAGGATTATATCAACGCATATTAGAAGCAGAAACCGAGCCGGGGGTTGAAACCGATGATAGTCAAGAACAAACAGACTTGTTACTCTCTGGTTTAGTCGAGAAACACAAAGGCTATTTAAGAATTAAAAATCCTATTTATCGTCAGGTTTTTAAGGCCGAATGGGTGAGAAAACAGTTAGATAATTTACGTCCTTATTCTCAAACCTTTAATGCTTGGGTTGCCTCCAATTATCAAGATAAATCCCGTTTATTGCGAGGACAAGCCCTATTAGATGCTCAAAAATGGGCACAGGGCAAAAGTTTAAGCGATTTAGATTATCAGTTTTTAGCCGCGAGTCAGGAAGAAGAACAGCAAGAGATACAAACCGCCTTAGAAGCCGCGCGAACTCAAGAGGTAGAAGCAAGACTCATTCAAGAGAAAAAAACCGCTAAACTGCAAAGATTTTTCTTAATTGCGGTGGGAATTGGCTTAATTATCTCCCTCGGATTAGGGTTAGGGATGTTTATTTTGTATCGTCAAGCGGTGCAAAGCGAGGCCGAAGCCAGAATCAGCGAAATTAAAGCTTTAATCTCTTCTTCTGAGGGGTTATTTACCTCAAATCGGCGCTTAGATGCCCTCCTAGAAGCCATTAAAGCCGAGAAAAAATTACAAAACTTGTTCACGAGCAACCCAACCCTTAAAAGTCAAGTGACTCAAGCTTTGCGGCAAGCGGTCTATGGAGCGGATGAATATAACCGTTTTGCAGGACATCAAGCGGCGGTTCTCGCCGTAGCGGTGAGTCCGGATAGTTCCCTAATTGCCTCTGCCAGTGTGGATAAAACCGTTAGATTGTGGCGCAATGATGGGACACCCGTCGCTACTCTCACCGGTCATCCGGGCATTGTTAGGGCGGTAGAATTTAGTCCTGATGGTCAATTGCTCGTTTCAGGGGGAGACAACGGAATCCTAAAATTCTGGAAGTTAGACCAAAAAAAGGGAACTTATCAACTGTATAAAAATTTAACGGCTCATCAGGGAGGCATTTGGGGAGTTGCCTTTAGTCCCGATGGTCAAACTTTGGCCACTGCGAGTATGGATAGAGTGGTCAAACTCTGGAAACGGGACGGTACATTGATAAAAACCTTTAATGATAACCCTGGAGGATTTTGGCGCGTGGCGTTTAGTCCGGATGGGCAACTGGTGGCCGGTGCTAGCGTCGACAAAACGATTAAAATCTGGAAACGGGACAAGACCGGTTGGCAAGAGGCCGAACTGGTTCAAACCCTCGAAGGTCATACGGGATGGATTGCCGGCCTAGCTTTCAGTCTTGACGGTAAGATTCTCGCCTCTTCGAGTGAAGATACTACCGTCAAACTCTGGAAGCAAAACCAGACAGACGGGACATATACCCTCGATAAAACTCTCAACGCTCATGAAGCCGGGGTTTGGGGTATTGCCTTTAGTCCGGATGGTCAGACGTTAGCCTCCGCGAGTCTGGATAAAACGATTAAAGTATGGCGCATTGATGGGACACAACTAAGAAGCCTTAGAGGACATTTAACATCGGTTTGGGGGGTCAAGTTTAGTCCTGACGGTCGTTTTATTGTGTCGGCGGGAGCAGAAAATCTGGTCAGATTGTGGCAAAGAGAAAATCCTTTTTACAAGACTGTTGTGGGTCATCAATCGGGAATTTGGTCAGTGGCCATCAGTGCTGACAGTTCGATGATTGCTACCGTCAGTCACGAAAACACCAATAAACTTTGGAGTCGTTCCGGGCAATTACTCAGAACTTTTCCTAATACTCAAATTTCTATATCCGGGACTTCTTTTAGTCAAAATAATTTAATCGCCTTTGCTCAACAAGGGAATACAGTAAACCTTTGGAAGCCGGACGGAACTTTAGTAGACACTTATCAACATTCTGACGGCACTCATTTAGGTGTGACTTTAAGTCCTGATGGTCAAACCCTCGCTATGGGGAATATTGATAGACGGGTTAAGCTTTGGCCGCGTCATCTCCCCCAACCGAAAAGCCTTAAAGGACATCAAGCAGAAGTTTGGAATGTGGCGTTTAGTCCGGATAGTCGGCTGTTAGCTTCCGCCAGTAGTGACAGTACCGCTAAATTATGGAATCTTGAGGGTAAATTACTGAAAACCTTTACGGGTCATTCCTCTGCGGTGTGGAAAGTCAATTTTAGTCATGATGGTAAAATGATCGCCACCGGAAGCGGAGACAATACGGTGAAACTGTGGAGTCTTGAGGGTACGGTGTTAAGAACCTTTAAAGGTCATCGGGCGGCGGTGTGGGGTGTGGCCTTTACTCCCGACGATCAAATCTTAGCTTCTGGGAGTGTCGATACAACGATTAAACTCTGGAAACTCGACGGAACAGAATTAATGACCCTTACCGGTCATACTGCGGCTATTCGAGAACTCGCTATCAGTCCTGACGGGACTTTTTTAGCCTCTGTGGGTGATGATAATCTTCTTATTCTCTGGAATTTACAGCGTATTTTGACTACAGATATCCTCAATTATGGGTGTGAGTTGATCGAGGATTATTTGAAGACTAATCTTAATTTAGAACAAAGCGATCGCTCTGTTTGCTCTAAGTAG
- the ureA gene encoding urease subunit gamma, protein MQLSPQEKDKLLIFTAALVAERRRARGLKLNYPEAVAYISAAILEGAREGRSVEELMSYGTTLLGKDDVMEGVPEMIHEVQIEATFPDGTKLVTVHNPIRLSVVPLVGSSQV, encoded by the coding sequence ATGCAACTATCACCCCAAGAAAAAGATAAACTCCTCATTTTTACTGCTGCTTTAGTTGCAGAGAGACGTAGAGCAAGAGGATTAAAACTGAATTATCCCGAAGCAGTCGCTTATATCTCTGCCGCTATTCTAGAAGGCGCAAGAGAAGGTAGAAGCGTAGAAGAATTGATGAGTTATGGGACAACTCTTTTAGGAAAAGATGATGTCATGGAAGGCGTACCCGAAATGATTCACGAGGTACAAATAGAAGCCACTTTTCCCGACGGAACAAAATTAGTTACTGTTCATAACCCTATCCGTCTCTCAGTTGTTCCCTTAGTGGGTAGTTCACAAGTTTAA
- a CDS encoding urease subunit beta, whose protein sequence is MIPGEIITLPEDQEIILNAGRPTLDIMVSNKGDRPIQVGSHYHFLEVNEDLEFYEIDSESKNFIFIDRSNLHNKTRGMRLNIPAGTAVRFEPGDIKKVQLVPLAGTREIYGFNGKINGQLDSSVEQ, encoded by the coding sequence ATGATACCCGGCGAAATTATTACCTTACCTGAAGATCAAGAGATTATCCTGAATGCAGGACGACCAACCCTAGATATTATGGTATCAAATAAAGGCGATCGTCCGATCCAAGTGGGGTCACATTACCACTTTTTAGAGGTTAACGAGGATTTAGAATTTTATGAAATTGATTCGGAAAGTAAAAATTTTATCTTTATCGATCGCTCAAATTTACACAATAAAACAAGAGGAATGCGGTTAAATATTCCGGCGGGAACAGCCGTCAGATTTGAACCCGGAGATATCAAAAAAGTTCAATTAGTTCCCTTGGCAGGAACGCGAGAAATTTACGGATTTAACGGAAAAATTAACGGACAATTAGACTCATCAGTAGAACAGTAA
- the ureG gene encoding urease accessory protein UreG, translating into MSKSVARLGIGGPVGSGKTALLESIVPRLIKKGIEVAVVTNDLLTTEDADRLKRGGFLASERIIGVETGSCPHTAIREDPTMNLLAVKDLEMLYPQLDIIFIESGGDNLASTFSYDLIDSYIFVLDVGAGDDIPRKKGPGFLQADLVVINKIDIAPYVGADLDLIRQEAPLHRRGKPIAYTNCKTGEGLDEVIDFIFKTVLFRHSSVS; encoded by the coding sequence ATGTCAAAATCAGTAGCCAGATTAGGAATTGGGGGGCCTGTCGGAAGCGGAAAAACGGCATTATTAGAATCTATTGTCCCCCGATTAATCAAAAAAGGGATTGAGGTTGCAGTCGTTACTAATGACTTACTGACAACTGAAGATGCTGATCGTCTTAAACGGGGAGGATTTTTAGCTTCTGAGCGGATTATTGGGGTAGAAACCGGCAGTTGTCCCCATACTGCTATTCGGGAAGATCCAACGATGAATTTATTAGCAGTTAAAGATTTAGAGATGCTTTATCCCCAACTAGATATTATTTTTATTGAAAGTGGGGGAGACAATTTAGCGTCTACTTTTAGTTATGATCTCATCGATTCTTATATTTTTGTCCTCGATGTAGGGGCAGGAGATGATATTCCTCGTAAAAAAGGCCCTGGTTTTCTCCAAGCGGATCTTGTCGTGATTAATAAAATAGATATCGCGCCTTATGTGGGGGCTGATTTAGATTTAATCCGTCAAGAAGCACCCTTACACCGTCGCGGAAAACCCATTGCTTATACGAATTGTAAGACGGGAGAAGGATTAGATGAGGTGATTGATTTTATTTTTAAAACGGTTTTATTTCGTCATTCTTCTGTCAGCTAA
- a CDS encoding urease accessory protein UreD — protein MKTFNPRKNLELKLECDRHNQTIVSHQYTAYPLGISRLFRRDGNHSHRGYLYITSMSPGLLANDHLTLSLNLTANTQLFLTDQSATKVHPMPISGSKASNDYDIEIGERAFLEFIPHPIILFKQASFEQKIKIKCHPKGQVFWSEIIIPGRLTRGEFYDFNYYFNRLEVTGLEGELWFTEAMRLEGKDNPFKTDHLFASCPILGNIIIIFPPQNLQLLKEKLEKFEPVNGWDLKIGTSILPQHKGLLVRAIANNTEEFKTYLKYAVNCVRYLNHHPMLSDKIL, from the coding sequence TTGAAAACTTTTAACCCAAGAAAAAATTTAGAGCTAAAACTAGAATGCGATCGCCATAATCAGACGATTGTGAGTCATCAGTACACCGCCTATCCTCTGGGAATTTCTCGACTCTTTCGTCGGGATGGAAATCATTCACATCGGGGATATCTTTATATTACCAGTATGTCACCGGGTTTACTGGCTAATGATCATTTAACTCTATCGTTAAATCTTACTGCTAATACTCAACTTTTCCTCACCGATCAATCAGCGACTAAAGTTCATCCGATGCCTATTTCTGGTTCAAAAGCGTCTAATGATTATGACATTGAAATCGGAGAAAGAGCATTTTTAGAATTTATTCCTCACCCCATTATTCTGTTTAAACAAGCTAGTTTTGAGCAAAAAATAAAAATTAAATGCCATCCCAAAGGACAAGTTTTTTGGAGTGAAATAATTATCCCAGGCAGATTGACAAGAGGGGAGTTTTATGATTTTAATTATTATTTTAATCGCTTAGAAGTCACCGGATTAGAAGGAGAATTATGGTTTACTGAGGCGATGCGTTTAGAGGGAAAAGACAACCCTTTTAAAACCGATCATCTTTTTGCCAGTTGTCCAATTTTAGGAAATATAATTATTATTTTCCCCCCCCAAAATCTTCAACTCCTGAAAGAAAAATTAGAGAAATTTGAACCGGTTAACGGTTGGGATCTAAAAATAGGGACTTCTATTTTACCTCAACATAAAGGATTATTAGTAAGAGCGATCGCTAATAACACAGAAGAGTTTAAAACTTATCTAAAATACGCTGTAAATTGTGTGCGTTATTTAAATCATCATCCTATGTTATCTGATAAAATATTATGA
- a CDS encoding urease accessory protein UreF, producing MNHSLLAPKLALMQLSDSFFPSGSFTLSHGLEALAQGEQIHSIKDLEIFLQILLHNKLGTTDLVALIHAYRGSKREDLDAVREADHQLFAQTLIEKNREMGRKSGRALLMVARETWQDTQLETLEKETAKGTINGLHPIIFAVVGRVAGLSETDTGLAFLHSFITGLLGAAIRLNIIGHLQAQKILLKLAPDLETTYQKATEINLNEMFSCTPLIDIAQMNHQNLDYRLFAN from the coding sequence ATGAATCACTCTTTATTAGCCCCAAAACTGGCTTTAATGCAATTATCCGATTCTTTTTTTCCCTCTGGTTCTTTTACCCTTTCTCATGGATTAGAAGCTTTAGCGCAAGGGGAGCAAATCCATTCAATTAAAGACTTAGAAATTTTTTTACAAATATTACTCCATAATAAACTAGGAACAACCGATCTGGTTGCCTTAATTCACGCTTATCGAGGGAGCAAAAGAGAAGATTTAGACGCAGTGCGGGAAGCGGATCATCAATTATTTGCTCAAACCTTAATCGAAAAAAACCGAGAAATGGGACGAAAAAGCGGACGAGCATTACTCATGGTAGCGAGAGAAACTTGGCAAGACACCCAATTAGAAACCTTAGAAAAAGAAACAGCCAAAGGAACAATTAACGGGTTACATCCTATTATTTTTGCCGTTGTTGGGAGAGTAGCCGGATTGAGCGAAACAGATACCGGATTAGCCTTTTTACATAGCTTTATTACCGGATTATTAGGCGCTGCCATTCGGTTAAATATAATCGGACATCTACAAGCCCAAAAAATACTCCTAAAACTCGCCCCAGATTTAGAAACAACCTATCAAAAAGCAACCGAAATAAACCTAAACGAAATGTTCTCCTGTACTCCCCTAATCGACATCGCACAAATGAATCATCAAAACCTAGATTATAGATTGTTTGCTAATTGA
- the ureC gene encoding urease subunit alpha: MNYPINRQDYAAMFGPTVGDKIRLADTELLIEVEKDFTTYGEEVKFGGGKVIRDGMGQSPIINGDDDNTAVDTVITNALILDWWGIVKADIGIKQGKIFKIGKAGNPYTQDNIDIIIGPGTEVIAGEGRIVTAGAIDTHIHFICPQQIETALAAGITTMIGGGTGPAAGTTATTCTPGPWHIHRMLQSADAFPINLGFFGKGNTSKPEALEQQIKAGALGLKLHEDWGSTPAAIDTCLTVADLYDIQVAIHTDTLNEGGFVENTIAAFKNRVIHTFHTEGAGGGHAPDILKVCQYDYVLPASTNPTRPYTINTVAEHKDMLMVCHHLDPNIPEDVQFADSRIRPETIAAEDILHDLGAISIMSSDSQAMGRIGEVILRTWQTAHKMKLQRGWLAPNIDPETHYDQSEQDSDRGNDNYRAKRYIAKYTINPAIAHGISQYVGSIEEGKLADLCLWKPAFFGVKPELVIKGGMIVWAQMGDPNASISTPEPVYMRPMFGAFGGAIGATSMTFVSQAAIELEIPKQLGLTSLVAPVTHTRDISKAHLKHNYTTPEMRIDPETYEVWADGELLTCEPVSVLPMAQRYFLF; encoded by the coding sequence GTGAACTATCCCATCAATCGACAAGACTATGCCGCCATGTTTGGCCCCACAGTAGGGGATAAAATCCGCCTTGCAGACACCGAACTATTAATCGAAGTCGAAAAAGATTTCACCACCTACGGAGAAGAAGTTAAATTTGGTGGGGGTAAAGTCATCCGAGACGGGATGGGACAATCACCCATTATTAATGGAGATGATGATAACACAGCCGTAGACACCGTAATCACCAACGCATTAATCCTCGATTGGTGGGGTATAGTCAAAGCCGATATAGGCATTAAACAGGGAAAAATCTTCAAAATTGGCAAAGCCGGCAACCCTTACACCCAAGATAACATCGATATTATCATCGGGCCAGGAACAGAAGTCATCGCCGGAGAAGGAAGAATTGTCACCGCCGGAGCGATCGACACACACATTCATTTTATCTGTCCTCAACAAATCGAAACCGCCCTCGCTGCCGGCATTACCACCATGATCGGAGGTGGAACAGGCCCAGCAGCCGGAACAACCGCCACCACTTGCACTCCCGGCCCTTGGCACATTCATCGGATGTTACAATCTGCGGATGCGTTTCCCATTAATCTAGGGTTTTTTGGCAAAGGAAATACCAGTAAACCAGAAGCATTAGAGCAACAAATCAAAGCCGGTGCGTTAGGATTAAAACTTCATGAAGACTGGGGTTCAACTCCTGCGGCGATCGATACCTGTTTAACCGTTGCCGATCTGTATGATATACAAGTAGCCATTCATACCGATACCTTAAATGAGGGGGGATTTGTCGAAAATACGATCGCAGCCTTTAAAAATCGGGTGATTCATACCTTTCATACAGAAGGAGCAGGGGGAGGTCATGCGCCGGATATCCTCAAAGTCTGTCAATATGACTATGTTTTACCGGCTTCTACTAATCCCACTCGACCCTACACGATCAATACTGTAGCAGAACATAAGGATATGTTGATGGTCTGTCATCACCTCGATCCCAACATACCCGAAGATGTTCAATTTGCCGATTCCAGAATTCGTCCTGAAACCATCGCGGCGGAGGATATTTTGCATGATTTAGGGGCAATTAGTATTATGTCTTCCGATTCCCAAGCGATGGGAAGAATAGGAGAAGTGATCCTTCGGACTTGGCAAACTGCCCATAAAATGAAACTGCAACGAGGGTGGTTAGCCCCTAATATTGATCCTGAAACTCATTATGATCAATCCGAACAAGACAGCGATCGGGGGAATGATAATTATCGGGCTAAACGTTATATTGCTAAATATACGATTAATCCGGCGATCGCTCATGGAATTTCTCAATATGTCGGCTCAATTGAAGAAGGGAAATTAGCGGATTTATGTTTGTGGAAACCGGCCTTTTTTGGAGTAAAACCCGAATTAGTGATCAAAGGAGGGATGATTGTTTGGGCGCAAATGGGCGATCCTAATGCCAGTATTTCTACCCCTGAACCGGTGTATATGCGTCCGATGTTTGGCGCGTTTGGGGGGGCAATAGGAGCAACGTCGATGACCTTTGTCTCTCAAGCGGCGATAGAATTAGAGATCCCTAAACAGCTTGGATTAACTTCTTTAGTTGCCCCGGTTACTCATACTCGTGATATTAGTAAAGCTCATCTTAAACATAATTACACTACCCCAGAGATGAGAATTGATCCCGAAACTTATGAAGTTTGGGCAGATGGAGAGTTGTTAACTTGTGAACCGGTGTCTGTGTTACCGATGGCACAGCGTTATTTTTTGTTTTAA